In one Myotis daubentonii chromosome 1, mMyoDau2.1, whole genome shotgun sequence genomic region, the following are encoded:
- the PSAPL1 gene encoding proactivator polypeptide-like 1, with product MLPALLLLPSLLGAALAGPVQGSLECTQGSAVWCRDLQAAARCGALGHCRSAVWSKPSARSLPCDVCLDVVAAAGNGANPNTTDADVLALVTKTCEWLPSQDSSAKCKEMVDAHSSAILSMLGGGPGSAPPQVCTALTLCQPLQSLPATPGPLSEEDTSELVAPFMAHGPLSFHLPPIPEDPVCQDCIRLVTRLQDEVGSNVSALADVVTREQCKSLGPDLALICRDYILRFLGPGEHMLKLVLPEETCEKGGFCEELQVPAELVVPPLEPLSVGKRTELQMQAGLTCEVCLQVIQEMDQWLDSNSTEVLISQALERVCSVMPASIVQQCVTMVDAYSPSLVQFVTRVPPEKVCKAIRLCGGGGRRRRARAIHGPRATLLPPLLDRDNQGSFCNGCKRLLGVSSRNLERKSTKRGILQAFKGGCRILPLPYMIQCNRFVDEYEPVLFATLSEMMDPAALCAKVGACHAPRAPLLGTDQCVLGPSFWCASPEAAQMCDALEHCQRFIWKVMPFNTGEPECPPRGPSSP from the coding sequence AtgctccctgccctgctcctcctgcccagcctcctgGGGGCCGCCCTGGCCGGCCCCGTGCAGGGCTCCCTGGAGTGCACTCAGGGCTCTGCCGTGTGGTGCCGCGACCTGCAGGCCGCAGCCAGGTGCGGGGCCCTGGGGCACTGCCGGAGCGCCGTCTGGAGCAAGCCCAGCGCCAGGAGCTTGCCCTGTGACGTCTGCCTGGATGTGGTGGCTGCTGCCGGCAACGGCGCGAACCCCAACACCACAGATGCCGACGTCCTGGCTTTGGTGACGAAGACCTGCGAGTGGCTTCCCAGCCAGGACTCTTCGGCCAAATGCAAGGAGATGGTGGACGCCCACAGCTCGGCCATCCTCAGCATGCTCGGGGGGGGCCCGGGCAGCGCCCCCCCACAGGTGTGCACTGCGCTCACCCTCTGCCAGCCGCTGCAGAGCCTCCCGGCCACCCCGGGGCCACTCTCCGAGGAGGACACGTCCGAGCTGGTGGCCCCGTTCATGGCCCACGGGCCGCTCAGCTTCCACCTCCCGCCGATCCCTGAGGACCCCGTGTGCCAGGACTGCATCCGGCTGGTCACCCGGCTCCAGGACGAAGTGGGCTCCAACGTGTCGGCGCTGGCCGACGTGGTCACGCGGGAGCAGTGCAAGTCCCTGGGGCCCGACCTGGCTCTCATCTGCAGGGACTACATCCTGCGGTTCCTGGGCCCCGGGGAGCACATGCTGAAGCTGGTCCTGCCCGAGGAGACCTGCGAGAAGGGCGGCTTCTGCGAGGAGCTGCAGGTGCCCGCCGAGCTGGTGGTCCCCCCGCTGGAGCCGCTGTCTGTGGGGAAGAGGACGGAGCTGCAGATGCAGGCCGGCCTGACCTGCGAGGTGTGCCTGCAGGTGATCCAGGAGATGGACCAGTGGCTGGACTCCAACAGCACCGAGGTCCTCATCAGCCAGGCGCTGGAGCGCGTGTGCTCCGTGATGCCCGCGTCCATCGTCCAGCAGTGCGTCACCATGGTGGACGCCTACAGCCCCTCCCTGGTGCAGTTCGTGACCAGGGTCCCCCCGGAGAAGGTGTGCAAGGCCATCCGActctgcggcggcggcggccggcggcggcgggcccGGGCCATCCACGGGCCCCGCGCCACCCTCCTGCCGCCCTTGCTGGACAGGGACAACCAGGGCAGCTTCTGCAACGGCTGCAAGCGGCTGCTGGGCGTGTCCTCCCGCAACCTGGAGCGCAAGAGCACGAAGCGCGGCATCCTGCAGGCCTTCAAGGGCGGCTGCCGCATCCTGCCGCTGCCCTACATGATCCAGTGCAACCGCTTCGTGGACGAGTACGAGCCCGTGCTCTTCGCCACGCTCTCGGAGATGATGGACCCCGCCGCCCTGTGCGCCAAGGTGGGCGCCTGCCACGCCCCCCGGGCCCCGCTGCTGGGCACTGACCAGTGCGTCCTGGGCCCCAGCTTCTGGTGCGCCAGCCCGGAGGCCGCCCAGATGTGCGACGCCCTGGAGCACTGCCAGCGCTTCATATGGAAAGTGATGCCCTTCAACACCGGGGAGCCCGAGTGCCCCCCCAGGGGGCCCTCCTCACCCTGA